TGCCAAAAGATTTGGTCATGCGCCTGATTGGTCTTGCCATTATAATCTTCGTCGCGCTGAAGTACTTCGGTTTACTGAAGATCAAGCCAGGTTCCGTATTTTTGATCGCAGGTGGAGGAATAGTTGGCTTTCTATCCGGGCTGGTAGGAAGTGCAGGGCCTCTCGGAGCTGGTATTTTTCTCTCCCTGGGCCTTCCTCCAGCTGCCTATATAGCCAGCGAAGCCACTACAGCTCTTGTTATGCATGGTGTGAAGACCTTCGTTTATCAGAGATATATAGTGCTTGATAATGAGTTTTGGTTTCTGGCTGTTCTGATGGGATGCGCAATGATTATAGGAACCTGGTCAGCCAAACGCGCCATCAAACGAATCCCGCAGGCGAAATTTCAACGATTCGCGGCTATCTTGCTAATCGTTATTGCGGGCTACATGGTCATTCATGGGTAGACGAGTCATGGTAACTTTCATGGTTCGCTCTTGGTTGGCGATGCGATCAACTCCCCAGTGCTTCAATAAAAGGCATTACAAAACATGCACATCCCCAAGGACGATAATAGTCAAGTTCACCTTTGACAGGTCGCTTTGCTCCGTTGGTCTCAATACCGCTCATCATATAAATTGGGTCTCCAACATGCCAGGTGACTGTTTTTCTACATGCAGGTGGTTCAGAAAAAGAATGATTTCGTTACGTAAAGATTTCCAGGCAGCAATTACCATATCGAGGAAAAGATATAGTAATCATTCTAATGGTCGGTTTATGTTATACTTATTATGTAAATTGCCGAAATATCTATTATAAACAATATGAAAGGAGATTTTATACAGATGAAATATATAGTTTATTTCTTACTGTGTTTCAGTGTACTCATGATAAGCTGCGATAGCGGCAGCACCGATTCAACCGATGAAAACACTCCTCCGGCGGAACCATCCTCACCCTCACCACCAACAGGGGCAATTGACCAGGCAATAACCGTACAATTCGCCTGGAGTTGTTCTGACCCTGATGGCGATAATGTTAATTACAGCATTGCTTTGGAAACTGATTCCGCATCAATTGGTAGTAATTATTTCGTTTCCGGATATTACGATACGGTTTATAACTATTCGACTCAACTTGATTACGGTACAACCTATTATTGGCAGATTAAAGCGTTAGACGACCATAACAATCAAACTCTGGGGCCGGTATGGAATTTTACAATCAGGAGTTTTGACAGCACCGTCGTAGCTTTCGCGGACACAAATCTCAAAAAAGTAGTTGCCAACCATATAGATGGCCGCAGCTTTTACGACACAATCTATGTTACGGACGTTGACACGATTACAGACTTACGCGTCGATAGTTATTATGAGGTACACAGCTTAGGCGGACTGGAACACTTTGAATCGCTTCGGGATTTCAGGATATGCGATAACAACATCACAGAAATCTCACCTCTTGATAGCTTATTTAATCTGGAAACACTTTATATCTCCGCTAATGAAATAACTGACATATCTGTTTTATCCGATCTTACAAATCTCACTTACCTTGACATTGGCAATAATCAAATTTCAGATATTTCTTACCTGTCAAATCTGGTAAATCTGACATATCTTGATTTTGCTAATAATAGTGTTGCCAGTATTGATGCTGTCGAGGAAATGCTTCAATTAACAACGTTGAGCGGTTCAAATAATCAAATTACAATTATTGATGCTGTAGATGATTTAACCCTTCTAACCAACCTTTTTCTTCATGAAAACCAGATAAGCGACATGTCTCCGGTCCAAAATCTAAGCAATTTATCGATATTATCTCTAAATAGTAATCAGATAACGGATGTGCCGTCATTAGCCAATTTAACAAATTTAGCCAATATTAGTATCTACAACAATTCCATAACCAATATCTCAGGACTCTCAACTCTTACATATCTAACCAATTTGAACCTTGAGAGCAACCAGATTTCCTCTATTTCCGCGCTTGGAGATTTTACCAATTTAAAGACTCTTGACTTAAGCTATAACCAAGTGACAGACCTAACACCGCTGGAGAATTTAACAAGTTTAGAGACTCTTTATTTAAGCTATAACCAAGTGATAGACCTAACACCGCTGGAGAATTTAACAAGTTTAACACAACTCTTTGCGGATAATAATCTGCTTACCAATCTCGATGGTATGGAAAATCTTGATAGTCTGGAAATGGCTGACTTGTTTGACAATCAACTTACAGACATCTCCGGTGTTGCGAATCTGACAGGGTTGGTTTACCTGGCTTTGCAGCGCAACGATATTGTGAATATATCGCCTTTGGCAAACCTGACAGGGTTAAGTTATTTATCATTAGCTCGAAACGACATAATTGATATATCAACACTCCAGAGTTTAACAGGATTAATGACTTTATACCTCGTGACTAACGAGATTACTAATATCCTGTCTCTGGTCAATAACACCGGTCTTGGAACTGGCGATGAGGTGAATCTGATTCAAAATCCGCTGGATAGTATTTCGATAGATACCTATATCCCGCAACTTGAAGCGCGCGGTGTGATAGTGTCATATTAAAAACCGCAGTAAATTTCACTCACACTTGACCGACTAAGGATTTAATGTTGAGTTACACCAAATGGATTCGGAAAAAACCCGTCCTGCTATAATTTTAAGATAGTTGTGTAGTCCTGATTAGCTAAACAGGCTTGATATTATGCCGCCTATAGGTGTCTTTTGATGCATTAAAGTTTGTGAATAGTTCGGGTTGGTCTGATGTTTATTTTCGCGCTAACTTATTGAATATTATATTGCCGCCATATTAAAAGGCTTGCGATTATTCTTACTCCCTGGTTTTAAAATGCGCTAAGGCACCAATAGCCAATACCAGCGATAAAATGACATGTGTCCAAGCCAAGGCATGCGCACTTTCTGGCAGATAACCAAATGTTATACCAAAAAGATAGTATAGCACACCGATGATTGCTATTATCAACAACATCGATATGCGAGTAATCGAGTTCTTGGATAGATAATAGCTCATATATATTAAATAACCAAGAGCGAAAAAGAAAGGAATTTCGGAATTAATCTCAACACCAATCGTGCCGATATTAACAGCTAAGAAAAGCATCACAATGCTGTTAAACCCCATCCAGAATTTGAATCTAAATAACGCCATCTCCATTAAGTATATTATAAAATTTATTATATTATGGCAAGTAAATTTGTTGATAAAGTATTTCTCTTGTTTCAATTTTAATGGTTCCTTGACAATAATATCTTTTCTGTGTGTCTTTCAAACCGAGAGAAGATCACCGCATCAGAGCTAACAGACAAGAAGCATATAAACATGTATATATTTGCATATTTTGTGCAAATATATACATATACAGGATAGATAACCCCAGTTTGCAATATTAAGTTATCCTCAGTTATATTATGATGTTAACTTACATCCTCTTTTTAACTTATTGATATTGTTAGTTTATAATCTTTACCTTGCTCATTTCGTTCATATTTGGAACAAAATTCAACTAACCTTTGATTATTATTCAAGTTATGGCAAAGTATTTGCTGATTAGTAAGTTGCTTACGGTTATCAGCGTAGGATGAAAGTGAGGGAGA
The Candidatus Zixiibacteriota bacterium DNA segment above includes these coding regions:
- a CDS encoding sulfite exporter TauE/SafE family protein produces the protein MLDLLALFLASLVAAAVSGAAGFGGALLLLPLLAATVGTTQAVPLLTIAQFIGNVSRAGFGFSQIHWKPIGFFLIGAVPCSVLGAFFFVQLPKDLVMRLIGLAIIIFVALKYFGLLKIKPGSVFLIAGGGIVGFLSGLVGSAGPLGAGIFLSLGLPPAAYIASEATTALVMHGVKTFVYQRYIVLDNEFWFLAVLMGCAMIIGTWSAKRAIKRIPQAKFQRFAAILLIVIAGYMVIHG
- a CDS encoding leucine-rich repeat domain-containing protein, translated to MKYIVYFLLCFSVLMISCDSGSTDSTDENTPPAEPSSPSPPTGAIDQAITVQFAWSCSDPDGDNVNYSIALETDSASIGSNYFVSGYYDTVYNYSTQLDYGTTYYWQIKALDDHNNQTLGPVWNFTIRSFDSTVVAFADTNLKKVVANHIDGRSFYDTIYVTDVDTITDLRVDSYYEVHSLGGLEHFESLRDFRICDNNITEISPLDSLFNLETLYISANEITDISVLSDLTNLTYLDIGNNQISDISYLSNLVNLTYLDFANNSVASIDAVEEMLQLTTLSGSNNQITIIDAVDDLTLLTNLFLHENQISDMSPVQNLSNLSILSLNSNQITDVPSLANLTNLANISIYNNSITNISGLSTLTYLTNLNLESNQISSISALGDFTNLKTLDLSYNQVTDLTPLENLTSLETLYLSYNQVIDLTPLENLTSLTQLFADNNLLTNLDGMENLDSLEMADLFDNQLTDISGVANLTGLVYLALQRNDIVNISPLANLTGLSYLSLARNDIIDISTLQSLTGLMTLYLVTNEITNILSLVNNTGLGTGDEVNLIQNPLDSISIDTYIPQLEARGVIVSY